GGTACGGCCGGTATCGGCCTAGCCACGGCCCAGCGCTTCGTAGCCGAAGGCGCGTTTGTTTTCATCACCGGCCGGCGGTCGGCTGAACTCGACGCGGCCGTGCAAGCGCTTGGCAGCCAAGCGGTTGGCATTCAGGGTGACGTAAGCAGCCTGGCCGACCTCGACCGGGCCGTTGCCACTATCAAGGCGCAAAAAGGCCACCTCGATGTGCTGTTTGCCAACGCGGGCATTGCCGAGTTCCTGCCCATCGATGCGGTAACAGAAGACCACTACGACCGGCAGTTCGACATCAACGTGAAAGGCATCGTCTTTACGGTGCAGAAGGCGCTGCCGCTGCTGGCCGACGGCGCGGCCATCATCGTGATGTCGTCGGTGGTGGGCTCGAAGGGCTTCGGGGGCGACAGTATTTACAGCGCCACCAAGGCGGCCATCCGCTCGCTGGCCCGCACCTGGACCACCGACCTCAAAGCCCGCAAAATTCGGGTGAATGCCATCAGCCCCGGCCCCATCGAAACGCCCGGCCTCAATGGGCTAGCCGCCTCGCCCGAACAGGCCGAGCAGTTTAAGGCGCAGATGGTGAGCATTGTGCCGCTGAGCCGCATGGGCGAGGCCGACGAAATCGCCAAAGCAGTCGTCTTCCTGGCCTCGGACGACAGTAGCTACGTAACCGGCATCGAGCTGTTTGTAGACGGCGGCATGGCTCAGGTATAGCAGGAGCGGCGCATTGGCTGGCACCTTAACCGGTGTCCTTATGCACGGCGGGAAGCCAGGCGGCTGCCGCGCTTCCCGCCGTTGGGCATGCACCCTACCCTCATCCTTGCCGTACTAGCGGGCAGTATGCCCGCACCCGTCGCCACTGCCCGTCCCAATCTCACCCAGGGCTCTATCCTGAGTGCCTTGCTCACGCTGGCGCTGCCCATCGTGTTTGGCAATCTGCTTCAGACCGGCTATCAACTCGTGGATGCCTACTGGGTGGGGCGCCTGGGGCCGAGCGCGGTGGCGGCCGTGGCCGTGTGCTTTCCCATCAACTTCCTGCTGGTGGCCCTGGGCTCGGGCTTCTCGGTGGCCGGCTCGGTGCTGGTGGCTCAGAACTACGGCGCCCGCAACCTAGCCCAGGTCAACCACATTGCGGCCCAGTCGCTGGTGCTGGAGACGGGCCTAGCGCTCGTACTCACCGTGGTGGCCTACGCGGCCTCGCCCTTCATCCTGCGCCTCTTTGGGGTGGGGCCCGACATCTTCGGGCTGGCCAATTCCTTTCAGCGGGTGCTGATGCTGGGGCTGGTCTTCAACTTTGGCTTCCTTATGTTTCAGGCCCTGATGCGGGGCGTGGGCGAGGTGCGCATTCCCTTGTACATCAACATCGGCACGCTGGTGCTCAACTTCGGGCTCGACCCGCTCTTCATCTACGGCTGGGGGCCGGTGCCGGCCTTTGGCGTGGCCGGGGCGGCCGTGGCCACGCTCGGCACCCAGGTGCTGTCGGTGGCCATCGGCCTGGGGGTGCTGCTGCGGGGCCGGTCGGGCATCGTGCTCAGCTTCCGGGGCTTCCGGCCCGACTGGGCGCTCATGGGCCGCTCGGTGAAGCTGGGCTTGCCCTCGTCGGTCGACCTCTCGGCCCGCGCCCTGGGCTTGTCGATGCTCACGGGGCTGGCCGCCGCCTTTGGCACCACGGTGCTGGCCACCTACGGCATTGGCTCACGCATTCTGGCGCTGGGCATTATCCCGGCGCTAGGCATCTCGCTGGCCTGCTCGACGCTCGTGGCCCAGAATATCGGGGCCCGCAACCTGCCCCGCGCCCGCCAAACGGCCAACTACGCCATCGGCCTCAGCTTTACCGGCCTGCTGCTGCTGGGCATTGCCGGCTGGCTGGCCGCCGAGCCGCTGGTGCGCTTCTTTCTCAAGGGCGATGAGGCCGTGACGCGCGACGCCGTGGAGTTTGTGCGCATTGCCGTGGGTAGCCTCTGCTTCACGGGCGTGCAGCAGTGCATTTCGGGGGCGTTGCGCGGGGCTGGCAACACCCTGGGCGCTATGGTGCTCACCATCATCGGGGTCTGGGGCCTGCAGTTTCCGGTGGCCTGGTACCTGTCGCGGCACACGGCCCTGGGCTTTCATGGCCTGTGGTGGTCGTTTGTGGTGGCCAACGTGCTCTCGGCTACCCTAGCCGGCGCGTGGTACCTGCGCGGTCAGTGGCTGCGCCAGGACCTGGCCCCCGCGCCGGCTGGCCCCGTCCGCCCTCCCGAAGCTGCCGCCTCCACACCGGCCTAGCCGCACCAGCGGGCACAGAGAGCACTCTCCTTCATAATGCCTGCTCCAAAAAATTCTCCCTGGCCACCCCCACTACTGGCAAGCAGCGGGCTGCTGCCACTAGGTGGTGGAAGCCCGTTGTGCGGTACCAGACCGGAGATATTAGCTGAGTTGGTCGGTTGCTCGGGTGGCAGCGGAAGCATCTTTAATTGCTGGCCGCACTATGAACCCCGCCAGCCAGTAGGCAAACCAGGCAAAAAAGGGTGCGGCCAGCACGTCGTAGCTATAGTGCACGCGCTGCACCAGCACCAGCACCCCAATTGCCAACGCCACCAGGGCCAGCCCCCGCCGGAACCAGGGGCCGCGCACGGCCAGCGCCAGCAGCGCCACCGTGGCCGTGTGCCCCGAAAAGAATAAGTCCTTGGTAATGGCCTCGCTGGCGGTGGTGTGGAAAACGAGCGCCGTGAATGGGTCGGGCATGGGTAGCAGGCCGGGCGGCGGGTTGAGGGCCACCAGCCAGATGGTGCTTATGCGCAGCAGCAGTAAAATGAGGTAACCCCAGAGCCCGCGCAAAAAAAGTTGTGGCTGCCGCGTAAGCCAGCCCACCGCCGCCAGCACCCCGCCGTACATAAGCACAAAAACCGGCGTAGCTACGTCGTGGCGCGGCAGCAAGTGCAGCAGCGGGTCGGCCAGCACAGCGCCCTCGCGGGCCTGCACCCACACAAAGAAGCCCGGCACCAGCGGCACCAGCACCCCAAACAGCAGCACCAGCAGCAAAGCCCAGCTGAGGCGAAAGGCCGGCCTAGCCAGTGCCGTGGCCCAGGCCCCCAGCGGGGTTGCTTCTTCCGCAGGGGTGGGCAGGGCAGTGGGGAGCGAAGGGAGGACGGGCATAGGGCAGGCGACTAAAAGCGAGGGCGGGGCTTAGCCAGCAAAAATAAGCCCAACCATCGGATACGTAGTAACCTAGCGATAACACGCCGACCAGCCACGAGCGTTCCCAGTGGCCGGGCCAGCCCTTGGTAATCTGCACCCGGGCAGTACCTTGCGGGCTATGACATACGCTACCCCTATTGCCCTGGCCGCCTTAACCCTTAGCTTGGCAGCCACGGCCGCGCCGCCTAAGATTGGGGGCGCCCCCAACGCCGCCCTCGATGCCCGCATTGCCACCCTGGCCGCCGCCGAGCAAGCTAAGGTGGTGGCCTGGCGGCGCGACCTGCACGAGCACCCCGAGCTGGGCAATGAAGAAACCCGCACCGCCCAGCTCATCGCCACCCAGCTCAAGAGCCTGGGCCTGGAAGTGCACACCGGCGTGGGCCGCACCGGCGTGGTAGGCATTCTGAAGGGCGGCAAGCCCGGCCGCGTGGTGGCCCTGCGCGCCGACATGGACGGCCTGCCCCTCACCGAAACCACCGGGCTAGCCTTCGCCAGCACCGTCAAGAGTACCTACCTGGGCCAGCCCGTGGGCGTAATGCACGCCTGCGGCCACGACACCCACGTGGCCATGCTGCTGGGGGCCGCCGAGGTGCTGAGCCAGGTGCAGAAGGACCTGCCCGGTACCGTCAAGTTTATTTTTCAGCCCGCCGAGGAAGGCTCGCTGCCCGGCGTAGTGGGCGGCGCCAAGCTCATGGTGCAGGAAGGTGTGCTCGAAAACCCCAAGGTGGATGCCATCTTCGGGCTGCACATCTGGGCCTCGGCCCCGGTGGGCCAGCTCCAGTACCGGCCACAGGGTGAGATGGCCAGCTCGGACCGCTTCACGGTGAAGGTCATCGGCAAGGGCAGCCACGGGGCCAAGCCCTGGAGCAGCGTGGACCCGGTGGTGACGGCCGCCGAGATTATCACGGCCCTGCAAACCATCGTGAGCCGCCAGCTTGACCTGACGCAGGATGCCGCCGTGGTGACGGTGGGCACCGTGCAGGCCGGCGTGCGCTACAACATCATTCCGCCCGATGCCACCCTCAGCGGCACCATCCGGGCGTTCAGCCCCAAAACGCAGGAGCAAATCTGGGCGGCCATAAAGCGCACCGCCAACGGCATTGCCGCCGCCAACGGCGCCACGGCCGAGGTCGGCATCGAGCCCTACGTGCCGGTCACCTACAACGACCCGGCCCTCACGGCCCGCATGCTGCCCACCATGCAGCGCACCGCCGGGGCTAGCAACGTAGTCGAGATTAAAGCCACTACCGGCGCCGAAGATTTTGCCTTTTACCAGGAGAAAGTACCCGGCCTGTTCGTCTTCCTGGGCGGCATGACGCCCGGCACCGACCCCAGCACCGTGGCCGACCACCACACCGCCGGCTTCCGGGTTGACGAGAGCGCCTTTCCGCTGGGTGTGAAAACGCTCGCCACCCTGGCCGCCGACTACCTAACCGGGAAATAGAGGAGGAATTGGGAAGGAGGAATAATCACCAGAAATATTTCTCCTTCCCAATTTCTCCTTGCATTAATTGTTGTGCACGAGGGGCTTTTTCTGGCTCTTGCCAAGCGAGAACTCGACCTTGAAGGTCAGCGTACCAAAGTCGTCGAGCTTGTCGGGGTTACCGCGCTGACTGATGTCGTCGAGCAGGTCGGTGCTGCTGAAGTAGTACAGCGCTTCTACCGTGAAAGCCAGGCGCTTGCTGGCCCGCAGCGTGACGCCCCCGCCCACGGGCAGCACTGCCGCCAGGGCCGGGTAGGTGTTGCGACCTTCGGGGGGCAGCGGCACCCCATGCTGCGCGGCCGACGGATTGAATATCGTGGCCCCGACGCCGGCCTCGACAAAGACGAGCACCGGCATTTCCTTGTGCGTGGGACCGATGTACAGGCTCTTATCGGCAAAGAGGTTGTATTGCAGGCGGCCCGTGAGCAGGCTGTTGTCGGCACTGAAGCTGTAGCCCCGGTCGGGGTAATCATCCACGGCCTTGAGGTGCAGGTAGCTCAGGTCGCTCACGAAGGTTAGGTGGGGGCTCAGCGTTTTGGTCAGGCCCACGTTGACGCCCACGCGCAGCGTGTTGTGGGAAAGCTTGCTCGTGAGGTCGCCATTATAATACGCCACGTTTACGCCCCCGCTGATGCGCAGCGGGTCGCGGTGGTAGGGCTGCCGGCTGGGCGTGAGAAAGCGGCGGGGCGCATGGTAGCCCGGAGGACCAGCCACGGCAGCCAGGCTGGTACCCAGCAGGGCAAGAAGCAGGGGAAAGCGCATCAGCAAAAAAGGTGAGGGCCGAAGGTGAAGCAGTAGGAACCCCCATACGGCAGAGGCGCGCCCGTCGTTGGGTCGATGGGCCGGGCCGGGCGGCGGGGCAGTATCTTGCGGCCTTATCTGGCTTGTTGCATGACGCTGACTTTTTCTCTCCCCTACCGCACCACCTACGGCCAGCGCCTGGTGGTATGCGGCTCGTTGCCCGCCCTGGGCCACTGGAACCTGACCCAGGCCCTGCCCCTGGCCTACGACGAAGCCACCACCCGCTGGAGCGCCTCCCTGGAGGTGCCCGCCGATGCTACCGCAGTAATTTATAAATACGTGCTGCTGTTTGAGGGCGGCGGCGTGGTGTGGGAATGGGGCGACAACCGCACCCTGGCCGTGCCCGCCAGCCCGGCCAGCCTGACGGTACGTGACTTCTGGCGTGCGCCTGCCCAGCCTGAAAACGAGCTCTTTACGGCGGCTTTCACCAAGGCGCTGTTTCGCCGGCCGCCCCACCACCCCGGCATCGGCACCGCTAGCCCCGCCCCCGCCAAAAAAGGCGCTGCCAAAGGCAAAAAAGCCGTGCCCGCCCCGGCCAGCGTGCGCTTTCAACTCGAAGCGCCGCGCGTCGACCCGCACCACCAGGTGTGCGTGCTGGGCTCGGACCCCGCCCTCGGCAATTGGGACAACACCCACCCACTCATTCTCAGCGACGCTACTTACCCCGCCTGGCAGGCCGAGCTGGCCTTGCAAAGCCCCGACCAGGAGCTGCGCTACAAATACGGCTTCTGGGACCCCCGGCGCCACGCCGTGGTGCAGCTCGAAACCGGCGACGACCGCGTGCTGCCGGCCGGCAGCGCCCAGCCCGGCACCCTCACCGTGCTCGCCGACGAAGGCTTCCGCTACGCCGCGCAGCCCTGGCGCGGGGCCGGGGTGGCCATGCCCGTGTTTTCGCTGCGCAGCGAGAAAGGCCTGGGCGTGGGCGAGTTTTCCGACCTCAAGCTGCTCATCGACTGGGCCGAGAAAACGGGGCTGAACCTGGTGCAGATTCTGCCCATCAACGACACCACGGCTACCCATACCTGGGTCGACTCGTACCCCTACGCCGCCATTTCGGTGTTTGCGCTGCACCCGCAGTACCTGCACCTCGAAGGCATTGCCGAGCTTAAGGACAAAGCCGCCCGCGCCGAGCTGGCTAGCCTCAGAGAAGAACTGAACGCAAAGGACTTCGTGGACTACGAGGCCGTGATGAACGCCAAGTGGAAGTTTCTCAAGCTCTTATATCAGCAGGAGAAAAAGAAGTTCCTGGCCGACCCCGAGTTCCACGCTTTCAAGGCCGAGCAGGCTAACTGGCTCGTGCCCTACGCCGCCTTCTCGGCGCTGCGCGAGCGCTTCGGCACCGCCGACTTCAACCAGTGGCCGCGCGAGTTTCACGCGCCCACCGGCCTGGCCCAGCTCACCGCTGAGCACGGCCCCGACTTCGACGAGTTTGGCCTGCACTTCTTCACGCAGTTTCACCTCGACAAGCAGCTGCGCGCCGCCGTGGACTACGGCCGCCGCCGCGGCGTGGTGCTCAAGGGCGACCTGCCCATCGGCATCTACCGCCACTCGGTGGACGCCTGGACCCAGCCCGAGCTTTACCACCTGGACCAGCAGGCCGGCGCCCCGCCCGATGATTTCTCGACCAGCGGCCAAAACTGGCGCTTCCCGACCTACAACTGGGCGCGCATGGCCCAGGACAACTACAAGTGGTGGCGCGAGCGCCTGGGCCACCTGGCTCGCTACTTCGACGCCCTGCGCATCGACCACATTCTGGGCTTCTTCCGCATCTGGGAAATGCCCGAAAACTCAGTGGAGGGACTACTCGGGCACTTCTCGCCCGCCCTGCCCCTGCACCGCGACGAGATAGTGCGCCGGCTAGGGTGGTTCGACTACGGCCGCCTCTGCGAGCCCTACATCCGCTGGCACCTGCTGGAGCGCACGTTTGGTAACGACGCCCAGGCCGTGTTCGACGAGTTTATGACGGCCGACCAGTACGGTGCCATCCAGCTCAAGCCCCAGGTAAGCAGCCAGCGCCTCATCGAAACGTATGTGGATGAGCAGCTTGCGGCTAGCCCCGAGCGGACCGAATTTTTGCTGCGCGTGCGGCCGGGCTTGTATCACTTCGTGAACGAGGTGCTGTTTTTGCCCGCCGGCAACGACTTCTACCACCCGCGCATTACGCTCAACAAGACCGCCAGCTTTGCCGAGTTGGCCGACGACGAGAGCCGCCGCCGGCTCTACGACGATATCTACGTGGACTTTTTCTTCCGCCGCCACGAGGAATTCTGGCGCGAGCAGGGGCTTATCAAGCTGCCGGCCGTGCGCTACGCCACCGACATGCTCATCTGCGGCGAAGACCTGGGCATGGTGCCCGCCTCGGTGCCCGGCGTGATGCACCAGCTCGGCATTCTGGGGCTGAATATTCAGCGGATGCCCTCGAACCCCGCCACCGAGTTTGGCCACCCCAACGACGCGCCTTACCTGTCGGTCGTG
The genomic region above belongs to Hymenobacter sp. BRD128 and contains:
- a CDS encoding SDR family oxidoreductase: MVTSQKLAGKIALVTGGTAGIGLATAQRFVAEGAFVFITGRRSAELDAAVQALGSQAVGIQGDVSSLADLDRAVATIKAQKGHLDVLFANAGIAEFLPIDAVTEDHYDRQFDINVKGIVFTVQKALPLLADGAAIIVMSSVVGSKGFGGDSIYSATKAAIRSLARTWTTDLKARKIRVNAISPGPIETPGLNGLAASPEQAEQFKAQMVSIVPLSRMGEADEIAKAVVFLASDDSSYVTGIELFVDGGMAQV
- a CDS encoding MATE family efflux transporter translates to MPAPVATARPNLTQGSILSALLTLALPIVFGNLLQTGYQLVDAYWVGRLGPSAVAAVAVCFPINFLLVALGSGFSVAGSVLVAQNYGARNLAQVNHIAAQSLVLETGLALVLTVVAYAASPFILRLFGVGPDIFGLANSFQRVLMLGLVFNFGFLMFQALMRGVGEVRIPLYINIGTLVLNFGLDPLFIYGWGPVPAFGVAGAAVATLGTQVLSVAIGLGVLLRGRSGIVLSFRGFRPDWALMGRSVKLGLPSSVDLSARALGLSMLTGLAAAFGTTVLATYGIGSRILALGIIPALGISLACSTLVAQNIGARNLPRARQTANYAIGLSFTGLLLLGIAGWLAAEPLVRFFLKGDEAVTRDAVEFVRIAVGSLCFTGVQQCISGALRGAGNTLGAMVLTIIGVWGLQFPVAWYLSRHTALGFHGLWWSFVVANVLSATLAGAWYLRGQWLRQDLAPAPAGPVRPPEAAASTPA
- a CDS encoding phosphatase PAP2-related protein — encoded protein: MPVLPSLPTALPTPAEEATPLGAWATALARPAFRLSWALLLVLLFGVLVPLVPGFFVWVQAREGAVLADPLLHLLPRHDVATPVFVLMYGGVLAAVGWLTRQPQLFLRGLWGYLILLLLRISTIWLVALNPPPGLLPMPDPFTALVFHTTASEAITKDLFFSGHTATVALLALAVRGPWFRRGLALVALAIGVLVLVQRVHYSYDVLAAPFFAWFAYWLAGFIVRPAIKDASAATRATDQLS
- a CDS encoding amidohydrolase is translated as MTYATPIALAALTLSLAATAAPPKIGGAPNAALDARIATLAAAEQAKVVAWRRDLHEHPELGNEETRTAQLIATQLKSLGLEVHTGVGRTGVVGILKGGKPGRVVALRADMDGLPLTETTGLAFASTVKSTYLGQPVGVMHACGHDTHVAMLLGAAEVLSQVQKDLPGTVKFIFQPAEEGSLPGVVGGAKLMVQEGVLENPKVDAIFGLHIWASAPVGQLQYRPQGEMASSDRFTVKVIGKGSHGAKPWSSVDPVVTAAEIITALQTIVSRQLDLTQDAAVVTVGTVQAGVRYNIIPPDATLSGTIRAFSPKTQEQIWAAIKRTANGIAAANGATAEVGIEPYVPVTYNDPALTARMLPTMQRTAGASNVVEIKATTGAEDFAFYQEKVPGLFVFLGGMTPGTDPSTVADHHTAGFRVDESAFPLGVKTLATLAADYLTGK
- a CDS encoding 4-alpha-glucanotransferase, whose translation is MTLTFSLPYRTTYGQRLVVCGSLPALGHWNLTQALPLAYDEATTRWSASLEVPADATAVIYKYVLLFEGGGVVWEWGDNRTLAVPASPASLTVRDFWRAPAQPENELFTAAFTKALFRRPPHHPGIGTASPAPAKKGAAKGKKAVPAPASVRFQLEAPRVDPHHQVCVLGSDPALGNWDNTHPLILSDATYPAWQAELALQSPDQELRYKYGFWDPRRHAVVQLETGDDRVLPAGSAQPGTLTVLADEGFRYAAQPWRGAGVAMPVFSLRSEKGLGVGEFSDLKLLIDWAEKTGLNLVQILPINDTTATHTWVDSYPYAAISVFALHPQYLHLEGIAELKDKAARAELASLREELNAKDFVDYEAVMNAKWKFLKLLYQQEKKKFLADPEFHAFKAEQANWLVPYAAFSALRERFGTADFNQWPREFHAPTGLAQLTAEHGPDFDEFGLHFFTQFHLDKQLRAAVDYGRRRGVVLKGDLPIGIYRHSVDAWTQPELYHLDQQAGAPPDDFSTSGQNWRFPTYNWARMAQDNYKWWRERLGHLARYFDALRIDHILGFFRIWEMPENSVEGLLGHFSPALPLHRDEIVRRLGWFDYGRLCEPYIRWHLLERTFGNDAQAVFDEFMTADQYGAIQLKPQVSSQRLIETYVDEQLAASPERTEFLLRVRPGLYHFVNEVLFLPAGNDFYHPRITLNKTASFAELADDESRRRLYDDIYVDFFFRRHEEFWREQGLIKLPAVRYATDMLICGEDLGMVPASVPGVMHQLGILGLNIQRMPSNPATEFGHPNDAPYLSVVTTGSHDMSTLRGWWEEDRVRTQRYYETTLGHWRQLAPYYCEPWVVREVLSQHLYSPAMWAIFPLQDFLGMDTSLRRANPHDEQINVPSNPQHFWKYRLHLTLEELNDAVGFNEPVRALVEASGRGPAY